Below is a genomic region from Fusarium oxysporum Fo47 chromosome XI, complete sequence.
TGCTTAAAGTACTTGGCCGACATTGCTACCGACCCAGTCATATGCACTTCATGTTCAAAAAAGACGGATACGATCCTCTGATCACGTAAGTCTGCCCTTCTCTGGCACCTCGATTATATTTAACAAATGCCCTTGTAGCGCACTCTACCTCAAGAACGATCCTTACGAAACTACTGATGCCGTGTTTGGTGTCAAGGACTCGTTGATCGTTaacatcaagaaggttgaagatgaagaaatggcGAAGAATTATGGTGTCAAAATCGGTTCCGCCTTGATGACATATGACTTTGTTCTCGTCTCGGATGAAGCGGCTGCGAAACTTAGGAGggagaaggctgaggaggcaATGGCGAAATTGGGACGGAATTTCAGATTCATTGATGATCTACCTGTTCCGGATGTCGATTAGAGAATTGTGTAGGCATAGTGGACAGTTCACCTGATAGTGGTCGCGAGATGCGCTATAGCTAGAGGAATGATGATACAATTACATAATGGACAGTTCATTTTAATTACAACAAATATACACATCCGGTTTTAATGCCTGTTCGACCTTTCTTCGACTCAGGGCATCATTGACATAGTATCAACATCCAATGCTTCACCATACAACCCATCTAAAGACGGCATCTCAAACCCCAATCCGAGAGCATCCTGATCCGCCGCCATGAAATCTTGCAGCAAGTTCGGATCAATGATCGAAGCCAATAACGCATGATCCTGTCCCGAAACAGCACTCGAAAACTGATCTGTAATAATGTTCAAGTCACCCTGTGTACCATCGAAGAACGGTGGTTCAGTATCACCATCCGGCCTGCTCTGTTGCCGCTGTACGCACGCTCGCGCTACCTCTAGTCCTTCCTGAATCAGACTCGCACTTCTTCGAGCAACAGTAGCCTCCTCCATTGATTGCAAAATATCATGCGCTTTGACAGCATCGGCGAGGAGGTCCTCTGATGGAACAGCTGTAGGTCCAAGCATAATGATATACAGAACGATCATCCCGGCATACAGAGTATATGTGGAGTTGTACCACCAAGTGCGGAAGTAGTGCCGATTTGCATAAGCGTCATACATGACGCAAATCGTCTTACGTGCTGCATCCAAACATAACTCAGCATGAGTAGACATATTAGCTTCTGCCGTGAGCATAGGTTGTTCGAGAAAAGGGCGATGGAGAACGATTCTTGCGTTGAGGTATCTGAGATGAAGTACAAGCTTCTGTTTAGCTGCCCATTCTTGTTCACGGAATGATACGGCTGTGAAGTCCAGATAAGTAGGTAGCTTAGCTTTCCAGTCGTCAAGCAGGCGATCGAGTTCCTTCGCAACAGCGGACTTCTGCAGCAAGGTCAGACCCTTCGAGTCATAGTATAGTTCCTTCGAGATGCGCCGTAGGACAGCAGCGAAATGAACCATCTCATTGATCATGGCTGCACTGCAATTTTCCAGATCAGGCTGGTTCGATATCGCAATATCTTGCCCTCTGATATGAGGCAGATCGATCTGGTAATTCCTAGGCTTGCCAAGACTATCGCGACGACCTGCACTGCAGCTCATGTCAATCTCGTGAGAGTAAATGCACCACCACGTTTTTCGTGCTGCTTTGCGGTCCTCAATCGAGTTGGATGGAGTTTCTCTTGCGATACCGATGGCTAGTGCTGTGCGGACGGCATGGCCGCAGTACATGTAGCAAGCGTGAGGTTTGAGGGAGTTCTGACAGTACAAAGACTTTACTGGGTCAGCTTCCCGGTTCCACTGAGACTGAGGGCCACATACCATGAGGAGAAGTGTCTGGGCGCTCTCTAAAGAGCAAACCTCAAAGACATCTCCGAGCAACATCCTGGACTTACGGAAGTACTTCTTCGAGAGTTCTTGGCTTAATCGAGAAGGATTAAAGTCTTGTCCTTGGGCCGGAAGCTTCATGCAGACATTGAGGTCGCGCTCAAAGTCCTGAGTGATACAAGAGCCAGCAACGATCGAACCGACAGCCACGACTATATGGTACAGGGCAAAGAAATGACGCTGGGTCTTGTTACTTTCCATTGAGGTTGGAGAGCTCCAGACGAGTTCCTCACATTGCTTGGCGAAAGCAATAGGATCAAGCATagggtgaagatggtgaaggttgttgaagaactgTCTGATGTATTCGCGCTCTAGCCTTTGCTTCGATGATGATAGCGAGTTGTCCGCGGATGGTCTGTTTTGGCTGGTGGCTGCGGGAGGGTCATGATGAATCGAGTCCTCAAGTCCCGCGGTTCCCTGTCTCGTCTCAAGAGACGAACGCGCTTGGATTTCATCTTGGGCCCCTGCTCGCGTTGGGGGAGTCTTTGGTCTCGAAGGAGGTTCCAAGACTTCTCGGTCAGAAAGGAGATTGACAATGGAAATTGGCGACCGTGTAACGAGGCCCTGCCTCGAAACATTCCCGTCATGAGCGTTGGCAGAAAGGAAGCCGGCATTGCCGCTTGAGTTTGGGTGACCGGGCGGTAGATTCTTCTGAGCATACACGAAGAATTGATTGAGGAGCACAAAGTTGGACGATGTACCGTAGAACTCTGTGCCGTGAGTATGCTGATTGATGTCACcgacaacatcaccatcgtCTACACGAGCCAGCCGTCAGTCCCAAGCATCCAGGGCAAGAATCATGACTATACCTATACGACCCGTTGAATGAGCCTGTTCCAGCGGTTCGCTCCGTCGCGCCGCCTCATCATAATAAGTTCGTGAAGAAGATAACGGTGACGGCGGCGTATTGCGCTGCACATCGTTCAGCACCGAAACAGTACTCGCCCTCccattcttcctcctcaacccATAGACACAATCCCACTCATGTCTCACACAATTAGCacaaggctgctgctgatcgCATTTCGCCTTCTTCGCGCGACATCTCTGGCACGCATGCGACGCCCGCGGTAGATTTCGTCGACTTGGTAAAGACCCGGAACTTGTCATTGTTTGTGAGAGTGAGAATTTCCGGACTTCCGCCCTCATAAGAAGGAATTGGTGGAAAAGGTACCCCGCCCCGGCAGTTGCGCTAAGAACTGCCGAGAAATCAAAGTTCCGGGCTTGGGCGGAAGATCGGAGATACTGCCGGAATTGGTGGGTTCCGGGAAAAGCGGTGCATCGTGCCCTACGTACGAGCTGATAAACATGAGTTGAAAGACGCTGAACGATTGGAAAGTGTCATTTTCATTTCTCATTGAACTTACAGCTTGGATATTCGTGATGCCTGTCTTTCAAGAAACCTCCAACGCGGCGCGAGACCAGAGAATCCTCCCTTCGCGCGCTCTACCGTTACCCCGACTCTCTCAGCAGCCAGACTTGTCCAATGTCTCCGAGGAACATAAGGAAGTCGTCGTCATTGGTGTAAGTCACAACTCTCATTGAtagaattatttatactCACAAGCACGTTATAGGCTGGACCGGCAGGTCTGTTTCTAACCTTGCTGCTCGCAAGATATGGTATCACAGAAGCCTCACTTCTCTGTCTGGACTCCAAGCCGGGTACGCTGAAAGCCGGTCAGGCAGATGGACTCCAACCCAGAACTCTTGAGGTATTCCAAAGTTTGGGAATAGCAAGTGAGATCATCAGTGAGGGATGTCATATGGAAGAGGTTGCATTTTGGAACCCCGTGCAATCGAACGCAAACACCAACGGCAATGGTTCTCATGATACAGGAATTGAACGGACCAGTTTCGCACCCGATGTCAACGTCCCTGCTCGTTTCCCGTTTGAGGTTACCATTCACCAAGGCCGAATTGAGCGAATTCTGGAAGAGAACCTTCATCTCTATGCAGGCAAGAGTGCCATCAGAAGATCGCATCGTTTCCTGGAGTACACAGTCGACGAAACCAACCCTGAATTCCCCATCATGGTTAAATACGAACAAGATCTTAAAGATGGATCAACTCAACAAGGCACCGTTCGAACAAAGTATCTCATCGGTGCAGACGGCGCACGCTCGAAAGTCCGAAAATGCATGGGTCTCGAGCTCGAGGGTGAAACAACAGATCATATCTGGGGTGTATGCGATTTCGTCGCCGACACCGACTTTCCCGATATTCGCAAACGCTCAGCAGTTCACTCAGACGCTGGTTCTGTCATGGTCATTCCCAGAGAACAGATTGCAACGGGCGAGTATCTCACTCGTCTTTACGTTCAGGTTGCTGAAGAGGTCGACACCAGTGGGGATACTGGGACAGACAAAAAATCTGCTGATAAGAAGCGACGTGGTGCGGTTACGTTGGAATACATCTTCGAGCAAGCGCGGCAGGTTTTTGCGCCGTATGAGATTAAGATCAAGGAGGGGACGGAGCCAGATTGGTGGGCGGCTTATCAGATTGGACAGCGTATGGCTTCCAGGTTTTCTGCTAAGATGTCTGATGGAGTGGAAAGGGTGTTCattgttggagatggttAGCTGATTCATAATATTTTCACTGGTAGAATGCTAACTTTATGCAGCCTGCCATACTCACAGCCCTAAAGCCGGTCAGGGCATGAACGTCTCGATGATGGACTCTTACAACCTCGCCTGGAAGCTCGCCCACAGGATCCATGGCCTTACTCCCGCAAGTCCCTATGGAATAGACTCTATCCTCGAAACATTTTCCCAAGAGCGCGTTGATGTAGCTCGCCAGCTCATTGAGTTCGACGCCCAGTTCTCGCACATGTTCTCCGGTCGCATTGGATCAGCAGATGCCGAGACCTCGGGTCTCACCCATGAAGAGTTTCTTCGAGTCTTCAGTGAGGGCAGCGGTTTCACTAGTGGTTGTGGACTTCAGTACAAGGAGAGTAGATTGATCAAGGAGTTGGATGCGAAGAGTAACTTGTTCCGGGGAGATCCACTTCTGGGCGCGTTGACTCCAGGACGACGActgcttgatgttgaggtgAAGCGCTATGCTGATGCTACTGCTCGTCATCTGCAAGATGGTATGTTCTCATAAGATTGAAATCACTATGTTGGACGCTGAGGGACTGACTTATTTCACAGAAATGCCACCGACTGGCCGTTACtacatcctcgtcttcacaAGCAACGACCTGCTCGACCAATCCGGCACTTCGCAGTCAGCTTTACAGTCATCCGTCGATATTCTACAAAAGTTCCCGAAAGGCACCGTAACCCCAATTGTGATGCATCCACTCACTTCAAGATTCGAGTGGACTGATCTGCCAGCGGGAGTAAAGACATTTGCTGAGATGCGGACTTATGGAGTGTCAAAGAAGGAGGACGTCTACCAAGTGTTGGGTGTATCAAAGGATGATGGTATCGTTGCAGTGGTGAGACCTGATGGATATGTTGGTATGATGGCGCCTCTGTCTAAGACGAGAGATGTAGAAGATTATCTGCGAGGTTGCTTAGTTACTATTTGAGCTATATACTACTTCGTAAGAACGTTAAGCGAAAATTACAAATTCCATCTGCGCAGCTAATCAATTGCGGAAAGGAGGGTCAGCATCAATGGCAGCTTCTGCTGACAATTGACTGAATACTGAAGGACGAAGGATCCGTCAGCTTACCCTCGGAGACATTTCAAGCTGTACAATGGAAAGAACTATCCGGCAGAGGATAAGTATCCGGGTGCATAAATCTGAGTTTGTTAACAGCTCCTCAATTCGCCTTGTGCTCTCAGCCTCAGACCTTTACGATATTGATCCGTTGCCTCGCTTGCTGTCTCACTAGTCGTTGCACCACAATGGCCTCTGCTCAAAACATCATCAAATGCGCCGTACTTTCTACAAGCCGCAAGATATCTTACAGTATCGCACAAAAATCACAAAATGGCCCTTGGATTGTCCTCTCAAACAGCTTCGGCGCTGACACCACTCTGTATCAGCCCATCGCTCAGCGCCTCGCCTCATTAGGCTACCGAGTCCTGAGTTACGACCATCCGGGTCATGGTCAAAGTAGTCCTGTCAAAGATGTCGATAACGTCGAGATGGAAGAACTGATAAACGATATCGACGAACTCCTTCGAGTCTTGCACATCGACAGCATCCGCGCCTGGGTCGGCGTCTCACTTGGCGCAGCCAGCGGCGTCTACCTAGCCTGCCGTCACCCAAAATTGATCCAAAACCTTGCATACTGCGCATGCCCTCCTGCATCTTTTGGCGCCCTTGATATAATGCCGCTTGATTACTTCGACAAGATGCGCGCTCAGGCTGAAGCAGATAGGACTACTGCGACTGTTATTCGGCAAATGCACTACGGCTGGGCGAGCAAAGAGTGGCTTGATGAACATCCAGACCAGGATGAACGACTTAAATTTGCTAGTTCAACTCTGAGTCTCGATGGCTTGCGTGCGATGATGACGTTGCAGAAGAATAAGCGCTTTGACATGCGGCCGCTCGTACCTCAGCTTTTGGAAAGCTGTGAGAAGATAATGTTTGTTAAAGGAGGCCATGATGCGCACCTCAACCCTTTAGTGGATATGATGAGAGATTTGGTTGTCAAGACTGCGCAGGAGAAGGGTATCGGGAGTGATTTCAAGTTTGTCACCGTGCCGGACTCGGGGCACGTAATGTACTTAGAGAACGAGAGCTATTTTGTTGATGCTATCAAGGAGTTCATTTCCTAGTCAGATCTGGActagctttattttatattcaGTACGACTTTATGGGGATGAACACTTTGAGTTCCTCACGGTTGGCAGTGACGGCATCTTGATGGCGCTAGTTTGCACCCTTCATGTCAAGTTGCACCCTAACTGTAAGAATGCGCCCTATGAATGAACTCCTCAACATTTCATGATGTGCATGACTTGGCACAGTTTGTTAGggaatattatatatagctgATCTTACTACTACTTTATGTCCGGTTGGTACTAATATTCTCTGATTAACCTCTAGTCTTCTATCATTTACATTACCCTCACCGTCATCATGGGAAGCATTCATCAACCTCACTCACACACCTATCCAGATCCAAATGGCTTCTACGGCCAATTCGGTGGTAACTTCTACCCACCCGAAGCTCACCAAGCACTCGAAGAACTGGCCACCAAGTACCAAGAACTCCGCCACTCACCCTCGTTCAACCAAACGCTCAACAAAGTCCGCATCGGTCTGCAAGGCCGCCCAACGCCAATCCACCATCTCGAGAACATCTCCCGAGGAGTCGGCGGTGCTCAAATTTTCGTCAAGCGCGAAGACCTGAACCACACAGGCGCGCACAAGATCAATCACTGCGTTGGTTTCGCACTTCTCGCCAAAGCAATGGGAAAGACTAAGCTCATCGCCGAGACGGGGGCAGGTCAACACGGTGTTGCACTCGCGACTGCAGCTGCGTATTTTGGTCTTGAGTGTGAGGTTCATATGGGCGGTGTTGATACCGAGAAGCAGAAGTCTAATGTTGGTCGAATGCAAATCCTTGGAGCAAGAGTTGTTGCTGCTACCGCGGGACAGTCTGCGTTGAAAGAAGCAAGTGACTCGGCTTTCAATGCGTATGTTGAACAGCGAGAGCATGCGCTGTATGCAATTGGTTCGGCGATTGGGCCCCATCCATTCCCATTGATTGTGAGAGACTTTCAGTCCGTGATCGGCAAAGAAGCTCGAGAGCAATTCCTAGCCATGAGTGATGGTACTCTGCCTGAGCATGTTGTCGCATGTGTCGCTGGAGGATCCAATGCGATGGGAATGTACTCTGCTTTCATTGATGATACAGAAGTGAAGTTACATGCGGTGGAACCATTGGGACGATCCGAGAAACTTGGCGAGCATGCAGCGACACTATCATACGGTAGACTAGGTACATTGCATGGCGCAAAGACGCTGGTACTCCaacaagatgaaggcaaGCCTGCACCCGTTTCATCCGTAGCCTCGGGGCTAGTCTATCCTGGTATTGGACCTGAGGTGGCAATGCTTCACGACGCTGGGCGTATAT
It encodes:
- a CDS encoding fungal-specific transcription factor domain-containing protein codes for the protein MTSSGSLPSRRNLPRASHACQRCRAKKAKCDQQQPCANCVRHEWDCVYGLRRKNGRASTVSVLNDVQRNTPPSPLSSSRTYYDEAARRSEPLEQAHSTGRIDDGDVVGDINQHTHGTEFYGTSSNFVLLNQFFVYAQKNLPPGHPNSSGNAGFLSANAHDGNVSRQGLVTRSPISIVNLLSDREVLEPPSRPKTPPTRAGAQDEIQARSSLETRQGTAGLEDSIHHDPPAATSQNRPSADNSLSSSKQRLEREYIRQFFNNLHHLHPMLDPIAFAKQCEELVWSSPTSMESNKTQRHFFALYHIVVAVGSIVAGSCITQDFERDLNVCMKLPAQGQDFNPSRLSQELSKKYFRKSRMLLGDVFEVCSLESAQTLLLMSLYCQNSLKPHACYMYCGHAVRTALAIGIARETPSNSIEDRKAARKTWWCIYSHEIDMSCSAGRRDSLGKPRNYQIDLPHIRGQDIAISNQPDLENCSAAMINEMVHFAAVLRRISKELYYDSKGLTLLQKSAVAKELDRLLDDWKAKLPTYLDFTAVSFREQEWAAKQKLVLHLRYLNARIVLHRPFLEQPMLTAEANMSTHAELCLDAARKTICVMYDAYANRHYFRTWWYNSTYTLYAGMIVLYIIMLGPTAVPSEDLLADAVKAHDILQSMEEATVARRSASLIQEGLEVARACVQRQQSRPDGDTEPPFFDGTQGDLNIITDQFSSAVSGQDHALLASIIDPNLLQDFMAADQDALGLGFEMPSLDGLYGEALDVDTMSMMP